A stretch of the Sulfuritortus calidifontis genome encodes the following:
- the topA gene encoding type I DNA topoisomerase, with the protein MHLLIVESPSKAKTLKKYLGPGYEVLASYGHVRDLLPKTGSVDTANEFAMKYEVIERNAKHVEAIARAVKKADEVLIATDPDREGEAIAWHLAEILRERKLLAKKPVKRVVFHEITERAVKDAIAHPRDIAMELVNAQQARRALDYLVGFNLSPLLWKKISPGLSAGRVQSPALRLICEREEEIERFVPREYWTIHLDSHQGRQKFGARLTQFQGEKIQQFSIENEARQQEVVEALTHAANGTVTVAKVEKKRKQRSPAAPFTTSTLQQEAVRKLGFSAERAMRTAQQLYEGVDIGGGAVGLITYMRTDSVNLAQEAIAEIRGYIAKQFSRDYLPTQAVTYANKAKNAQEAHEAIRPTSIARTPDSLKDHLGADQFKLYEMIWKRALACQMAPAQLDTVAADLAAGKAGMFRATGQTIAFDGFLAVYHEDADEPSEDEEEAKLPPLKEGESLPVDAIRGEQHFTQPPPRYSEASLVKTLEEYGIGRPSTYANIISTLLYERDNIGAYALLDKKRFKPTAMGRLVNCFLTQHFDHYVDYGFTAQMEDELDDVSNGARAWVPVMHDFWDGFATQLSVKDKVERGCPVNEACPKCGKPLLLQASKRGLFVGCSGYPDCDYTRPFGDAASEDNGRVLGTDPDTGKPITLLNGRYGWYVQLGEQEEGSKAKPRRASWPKDRPTETADLDTALLLLSLPREVGTHPETGKPIVANIGRFGPYLLHNDKFKSIPKAYDVYTVDLKQALEILALPPGRRGAAADPGRELGKHPADGAPVVVKDGRYGPYVQHGKINATLPKDFKPESITLAEALDLIAAKAAKGPAEKKTTRKAPAKAASKTEKAPAKKAATTRKTAAKK; encoded by the coding sequence ATGCATCTATTGATTGTCGAGTCGCCCTCGAAGGCGAAGACCCTGAAGAAGTATCTTGGCCCCGGCTACGAGGTGCTGGCCTCCTATGGCCATGTCCGCGACCTCCTGCCCAAGACCGGCTCGGTCGACACCGCCAACGAATTCGCCATGAAGTACGAGGTGATCGAGCGCAACGCCAAGCACGTCGAGGCCATTGCCCGCGCGGTGAAGAAGGCCGACGAAGTGCTGATCGCCACCGACCCGGACCGCGAGGGCGAGGCCATCGCCTGGCACCTGGCCGAGATCCTGCGCGAGCGCAAGCTGCTGGCCAAGAAGCCGGTTAAGCGCGTGGTCTTCCACGAGATCACCGAGCGGGCGGTGAAGGACGCCATCGCCCATCCACGCGACATCGCCATGGAGCTGGTCAACGCCCAACAGGCCCGCCGGGCGCTGGACTATCTGGTCGGCTTCAACCTGTCGCCCCTGCTCTGGAAGAAGATCAGCCCCGGCCTGTCCGCCGGCCGGGTGCAGAGCCCGGCCCTGCGCCTGATCTGCGAACGCGAGGAGGAGATCGAACGCTTCGTCCCCCGCGAGTACTGGACCATCCACCTCGACAGTCATCAGGGCCGGCAGAAATTCGGCGCCCGGCTGACCCAGTTCCAGGGCGAGAAGATCCAACAGTTCTCGATTGAGAACGAGGCCCGCCAGCAAGAAGTGGTGGAAGCGCTCACTCATGCGGCCAATGGCACGGTTACCGTGGCCAAGGTCGAGAAGAAGCGCAAACAGCGTTCACCCGCCGCGCCGTTCACCACCTCCACCCTGCAGCAGGAGGCCGTGCGCAAGCTGGGTTTCTCGGCCGAGCGCGCCATGCGCACCGCCCAGCAGCTGTACGAGGGCGTGGACATCGGCGGCGGCGCCGTCGGCCTCATCACCTACATGCGGACCGACTCGGTCAACCTGGCCCAGGAGGCCATCGCCGAGATCCGCGGCTACATCGCCAAGCAGTTCAGCCGCGACTACCTGCCGACGCAGGCGGTCACCTACGCCAACAAGGCCAAGAACGCCCAGGAGGCGCACGAGGCCATCCGCCCGACCAGCATCGCCCGCACCCCTGACAGCCTGAAGGATCACCTGGGCGCAGACCAGTTCAAGCTCTACGAGATGATCTGGAAGCGGGCCCTGGCCTGCCAGATGGCGCCGGCCCAGCTCGACACCGTGGCGGCCGATCTGGCCGCCGGCAAGGCGGGGATGTTCCGCGCCACCGGCCAGACCATCGCCTTCGATGGCTTTCTCGCCGTCTATCACGAGGACGCCGACGAGCCGTCGGAGGACGAGGAAGAGGCCAAGCTGCCGCCCTTGAAGGAGGGCGAGAGCCTGCCGGTCGACGCGATCCGCGGCGAGCAGCACTTCACCCAGCCGCCGCCGCGCTATTCCGAGGCCAGCCTGGTCAAGACCCTGGAGGAATATGGCATCGGCCGGCCCTCCACCTACGCCAACATCATCTCCACCTTGCTCTACGAGCGGGACAACATCGGCGCCTACGCCCTGCTCGACAAAAAGCGGTTCAAGCCCACGGCCATGGGCCGGCTGGTCAACTGCTTCCTGACCCAGCACTTCGACCACTATGTCGACTACGGCTTCACCGCCCAGATGGAGGATGAGCTGGACGATGTATCCAACGGCGCGCGCGCCTGGGTGCCGGTGATGCACGACTTCTGGGATGGCTTCGCCACCCAATTGTCGGTCAAGGACAAGGTGGAGCGCGGCTGCCCGGTGAACGAGGCCTGCCCCAAGTGCGGCAAGCCGCTGCTGTTGCAGGCGAGCAAGCGCGGTCTGTTCGTCGGCTGCAGCGGCTATCCCGACTGCGATTACACCCGGCCCTTCGGCGATGCCGCCTCGGAGGACAACGGCCGCGTGCTCGGCACCGACCCGGACACCGGCAAGCCCATCACCCTGCTCAACGGCCGCTATGGCTGGTATGTGCAGCTGGGCGAACAGGAGGAGGGCAGCAAGGCCAAGCCGCGGCGCGCCAGCTGGCCCAAGGACCGCCCGACCGAGACCGCGGACCTGGACACCGCACTCCTACTGCTCTCGCTGCCACGCGAAGTAGGCACTCACCCGGAGACCGGCAAGCCCATCGTCGCCAACATCGGCCGCTTCGGGCCTTACCTGCTGCACAACGACAAGTTCAAGTCCATCCCCAAGGCCTACGACGTCTACACCGTCGACCTCAAGCAGGCCCTGGAGATTCTGGCCCTGCCGCCGGGCCGGCGCGGCGCGGCGGCCGACCCCGGACGCGAACTGGGCAAGCACCCGGCCGACGGCGCGCCGGTGGTGGTAAAGGACGGCCGCTACGGTCCCTACGTCCAGCACGGCAAGATCAACGCCACCCTGCCCAAGGACTTCAAGCCCGAGAGCATCACCCTGGCCGAGGCCCTGGACCTGATCGCGGCCAAGGCGGCCAAGGGCCCGGCCGAGAAGAAGACGACACGCAAGGCCCCGGCCAAGGCTGCCAGCAAGACCGAAAAGGCGCCCGCCAAAAAGGCTGCGACGACGCGCAAGACCGCCGCGAAGAAGTAA
- a CDS encoding LysM peptidoglycan-binding domain-containing protein produces MRLALLTALVLASFTAMADEVQLQDNAPDRHTVVKGDTLWGISERFLKNPWKWPEVWRLNREEIKNPHLIYPGDTVRLMRGDQPQLVLERDALETVKLSPQARAEPIEEKAAAIPSIPYEAIASLLNQGGLIDDNELAKAPRILGSSEGRVLYGAGDRVYATANDTSVPRWEIVRAGPAVIDPDSGETLGNLLIHVGMMHMIEPGQPALFEIDKTSQEVLERDRLYPHFGNSDMAFAPHAPDKPIAAKVAATLSGAKLTGTYSSLVLNKGSRDGLEVGHVLGVYRAAPSIADPRCLRAEKLAFIAGRKNAKDECSKYDENGQSIPDKRIAVAFVYRVFERAAYALVLKGEQPVAIKDAVRNP; encoded by the coding sequence ATGCGTCTTGCACTATTGACCGCCCTCGTCCTGGCATCGTTCACCGCGATGGCCGACGAGGTCCAGCTCCAGGACAACGCGCCCGACCGGCACACCGTGGTCAAGGGCGACACCCTCTGGGGCATCTCCGAGCGCTTCCTGAAGAACCCATGGAAATGGCCGGAGGTCTGGCGGCTCAACCGCGAAGAGATCAAGAACCCGCACCTGATCTATCCGGGCGACACCGTGCGCCTCATGCGCGGGGACCAGCCGCAGCTGGTGCTGGAGCGTGACGCCCTGGAGACGGTGAAGCTGTCGCCGCAGGCACGGGCCGAACCGATCGAGGAGAAGGCCGCCGCCATCCCCAGCATCCCGTATGAGGCCATCGCCTCCCTGCTCAACCAGGGTGGCCTGATCGACGACAACGAGCTGGCCAAGGCACCGCGCATCCTCGGCTCGAGCGAGGGTCGCGTGCTCTACGGCGCCGGCGACCGGGTCTACGCCACCGCCAATGACACCAGCGTGCCGCGCTGGGAGATCGTCCGCGCCGGCCCCGCGGTGATCGACCCGGACAGCGGCGAGACCCTGGGCAACCTGTTGATCCACGTCGGCATGATGCACATGATCGAGCCGGGCCAGCCCGCCCTGTTCGAGATCGACAAGACCAGCCAGGAAGTGCTCGAGCGCGACCGGCTCTACCCCCACTTCGGCAACAGCGACATGGCCTTCGCGCCGCACGCGCCGGACAAACCGATCGCGGCCAAGGTCGCCGCCACCCTGTCCGGCGCCAAGCTCACCGGCACCTACAGCAGCCTGGTGCTGAACAAGGGCAGCCGCGACGGCCTCGAGGTCGGTCACGTGCTCGGCGTCTACCGCGCCGCGCCCTCGATCGCCGACCCCCGATGCCTGCGCGCCGAGAAGCTGGCCTTCATCGCCGGCCGCAAGAATGCCAAGGACGAGTGCAGCAAGTACGACGAAAACGGCCAGTCGATCCCGGACAAGCGCATCGCCGTCGCCTTCGTCTACCGCGTGTTCGAGCGCGCGGCCTACGCCCTGGTGCTCAAGGGCGAACAACCGGTGGCCATCAAGGACGCCGTGCGCAACCCTTGA
- the dprA gene encoding DNA-processing protein DprA — translation MTAPADALHWLALEAIPGLGPDAARRLFEHFPDAKSVFDAPVGLLKPIVGEPLASAIAQGVDAARHQDALTWLAEPGNHFLPCTDPAYPEALRNLPDPPAWLYIKGDPAWLARPMIAIVGSRNATPQGKRDARAFAQALAEAGLTVVSGLAEGIDAAAHEGGLAGQGRSVAVVGTGLDRIYPAKNRDLAHKMAEQGAIVSEFALGTPPRPGHFPRRNRIISGLALGTLVIEAAPDSGSLITAKLAAEQGREVFALPGSIHSPLSRGCHALIKQGAKLVESAEDILEELRFQWAPTYVTATEPPETDVLLGLMGPEPVGLDALVAGSGLTVDTVSAMLLAHELNGKVAALPGGLYQRLY, via the coding sequence TTGACCGCCCCGGCCGACGCCCTCCACTGGCTCGCCCTGGAGGCCATCCCCGGCCTCGGTCCGGACGCCGCCCGGCGCCTGTTCGAACACTTCCCCGACGCGAAAAGCGTCTTCGACGCCCCGGTGGGGCTGCTCAAGCCCATCGTGGGCGAGCCACTGGCCTCGGCCATCGCCCAAGGGGTGGACGCGGCCCGGCACCAGGACGCCCTGACCTGGCTGGCCGAGCCCGGCAACCACTTCCTGCCCTGCACCGACCCGGCCTACCCCGAGGCCCTGCGCAACCTGCCCGACCCGCCGGCCTGGCTGTATATAAAAGGTGATCCCGCCTGGCTTGCCCGGCCGATGATCGCCATCGTCGGCAGCCGCAACGCCACCCCCCAGGGCAAGCGCGACGCCCGGGCCTTCGCCCAGGCCCTGGCCGAGGCGGGGCTGACCGTGGTCAGCGGTCTGGCCGAGGGCATCGACGCCGCCGCCCATGAAGGCGGTCTGGCCGGGCAGGGCCGCAGCGTGGCCGTGGTCGGCACCGGGCTGGACCGGATTTACCCGGCGAAAAACCGTGATCTTGCACACAAAATGGCGGAACAGGGCGCCATCGTCTCCGAATTCGCCCTGGGCACCCCGCCCAGGCCCGGTCATTTCCCCCGGCGCAACCGCATCATCAGCGGCCTGGCCCTGGGCACGCTGGTGATCGAGGCAGCGCCCGACAGCGGCTCGCTGATCACGGCCAAGCTGGCGGCGGAGCAGGGTAGGGAGGTGTTCGCCCTGCCCGGCTCGATCCATTCGCCCTTGAGCCGCGGCTGCCACGCCCTCATTAAACAGGGGGCCAAGCTGGTCGAGTCGGCCGAGGACATCCTCGAGGAATTGCGCTTTCAGTGGGCGCCTACTTACGTGACTGCCACCGAGCCGCCTGAAACCGACGTCCTGCTTGGGCTCATGGGCCCGGAGCCGGTCGGCCTCGACGCCCTGGTCGCCGGTTCCGGCTTGACGGTGGATACCGTTTCAGCGATGCTTCTCGCGCACGAACTGAACGGCAAGGTTGCCGCACTGCCGGGCGGCTTATATCAACGCCTGTATTGA
- a CDS encoding DsrE/DsrF/DrsH-like family protein, with protein MNAVVSPLPPYNLHELDAWLDERLEAKLQEREAARTPRLTLITTKGTLDMAYPPFILASTAASLDWEVEIFFSFYALNLLKKDLDLGISPLGNPAMPMKLPVGPAWLRGIDWSMPNLLMAGIPGFEGAATAMMKKTLSDKGVASIAELRGLCIEAGVKLSACQMTVDLFGWQRDDFIPEISEWLGATSVLPKAQQSDVCLFI; from the coding sequence ATGAATGCCGTCGTCAGCCCCTTGCCGCCGTATAACCTGCACGAGCTCGACGCCTGGCTCGATGAACGGCTGGAGGCCAAGCTGCAGGAACGCGAAGCGGCCCGCACGCCGCGCCTGACCCTGATCACCACCAAGGGCACGCTGGACATGGCCTATCCGCCTTTCATCCTGGCCTCTACCGCTGCCTCGCTCGACTGGGAGGTCGAGATTTTCTTTTCCTTCTATGCGCTCAACCTGCTGAAGAAGGACCTCGATCTCGGCATCAGCCCGCTGGGCAATCCGGCCATGCCGATGAAGCTGCCGGTGGGGCCGGCGTGGCTGCGCGGCATCGATTGGTCCATGCCCAACCTGCTGATGGCCGGCATCCCGGGCTTCGAAGGCGCGGCGACGGCGATGATGAAAAAGACCCTCTCGGACAAGGGCGTGGCCTCGATCGCCGAGCTGCGCGGGCTTTGCATCGAGGCCGGGGTCAAGCTCTCGGCCTGCCAGATGACGGTAGACCTGTTCGGCTGGCAGCGGGACGACTTCATCCCCGAGATCAGCGAGTGGCTGGGCGCGACCTCGGTCTTGCCCAAGGCGCAGCAGTCCGATGTCTGCCTGTTCATCTAG
- a CDS encoding SDR family oxidoreductase, translated as MKKTILITGTSRGLGRAMTAEFVRLGHTVIGCGRDKSAIARLKKQYGPPHRFDVVDVTDDAAVKHWAKAVLAEYAPPDLLLNNAALINPLAPLWEVPQQAFDAVIDVNIKGVANVIRHFVPAMVAKKHGVICNFSSGWGRSTDAQVAPYCASKWAIEGLTQALAQELPRGMAAIPLSPGIINTDMLKACFGTDAAAYPTAEEWAEDAVPWLLKLGPRDNGRSLTIGD; from the coding sequence ATGAAAAAGACTATCCTCATCACCGGCACGAGCCGCGGCCTGGGCCGGGCCATGACCGCCGAATTCGTCCGCCTGGGCCACACCGTGATCGGCTGCGGCCGCGACAAGAGTGCGATCGCCCGGCTCAAGAAACAATACGGCCCGCCCCACCGCTTCGACGTGGTCGACGTCACCGACGATGCCGCGGTGAAGCACTGGGCCAAGGCGGTGCTGGCCGAGTACGCGCCGCCCGACCTGCTGCTCAACAACGCCGCCCTGATCAACCCGCTCGCCCCGCTGTGGGAGGTGCCGCAGCAGGCGTTCGACGCGGTGATCGACGTCAACATCAAGGGCGTGGCCAACGTCATCCGCCACTTCGTGCCGGCCATGGTGGCGAAGAAGCACGGGGTGATCTGCAACTTCAGCTCGGGCTGGGGCCGCTCGACCGACGCCCAGGTCGCGCCCTACTGCGCGAGCAAGTGGGCGATCGAGGGCCTGACCCAGGCCCTGGCCCAGGAACTGCCCCGGGGCATGGCCGCCATCCCGCTCTCGCCCGGCATCATCAACACCGACATGCTCAAGGCCTGCTTCGGCACGGACGCCGCCGCCTATCCCACGGCCGAGGAATGGGCCGAGGATGCCGTGCCCTGGCTGCTCAAGCTCGGGCCCAGGGACAACGGCCGCTCGCTCACCATCGGCGACTGA
- a CDS encoding peroxiredoxin, translating to MAVLVGKQAPDFTAVAVMGDNDINASFNFAAYTKGKYAVVFFYPLDFTFVCPSELIAFDHRLKEFKDRNVEVIGVSIDSQFTHLAWKNTPIEKGGIGKVGYPLVADIKHEICKAYDVEADAGVAFRGSFLIDKAGVVRHQVVNDLPLGRNIDEMLRMVDALQFTEQHGEVCPAGWNKGKAGMKANPDGVADYLAKHSKEL from the coding sequence ATGGCCGTTCTGGTTGGCAAGCAAGCCCCCGATTTCACCGCTGTCGCCGTCATGGGCGACAACGACATCAACGCCTCCTTCAACTTTGCCGCCTACACCAAAGGCAAGTACGCCGTGGTCTTCTTCTATCCGCTCGACTTCACCTTCGTCTGCCCGTCCGAACTGATCGCCTTCGACCACCGCCTGAAGGAGTTCAAGGACCGCAACGTTGAGGTCATCGGCGTTTCCATCGACTCCCAGTTCACCCACCTGGCCTGGAAGAACACCCCGATCGAGAAGGGCGGCATCGGCAAGGTCGGCTACCCGCTGGTCGCCGACATCAAGCACGAGATCTGCAAGGCCTATGACGTCGAGGCCGACGCCGGCGTCGCCTTCCGCGGCTCCTTCCTGATCGACAAGGCCGGCGTCGTCCGCCACCAGGTGGTCAACGACCTGCCGCTGGGCCGCAACATCGACGAGATGCTGCGCATGGTCGACGCCCTGCAGTTCACCGAGCAGCACGGCGAGGTCTGCCCGGCCGGCTGGAACAAGGGCAAGGCCGGCATGAAGGCCAACCCCGACGGCGTCGCCGACTACCTGGCCAAGCACAGCAAGGAGCTGTAG
- a CDS encoding LysR family transcriptional regulator: protein MSLLAYMEYFATVVECGSVTAAAERLGLSKPAVSKQLGQLELRLGVRLLNRTTRRMHLTEAGEQFYRHCRRALDEAMEAEQAVAPLQSEPQGQLRISAPQCLALSLFKTALPAFQARYPKIGLEISISGRYVDLVKDGFDAGLRIGELEDSSLIARRIAPVRSLVCAAPGYWRRHGKPTHPGELAAHNCLIYSERQQARQWGFTEKDGKAFRVAVSGNLVSDDASLLLTAARQGQGVVMGPAFMYADAVSNGELEPALEDYARPAAGLYVVYPNAPHLASKVRVFADFMQQAGLVLN from the coding sequence GTGAGCCTGCTCGCCTATATGGAATACTTCGCCACCGTGGTCGAATGCGGCAGCGTCACCGCCGCCGCTGAGCGGTTGGGCCTGTCGAAACCGGCGGTGAGCAAGCAGCTGGGGCAACTGGAGCTGCGCCTGGGTGTGCGCCTGCTCAACCGCACCACCCGGCGCATGCACCTGACCGAGGCCGGCGAGCAGTTCTACCGCCACTGTCGCCGGGCGCTGGACGAGGCGATGGAGGCCGAGCAGGCGGTGGCGCCCTTGCAGAGCGAGCCGCAAGGCCAGCTGCGCATCTCGGCGCCGCAGTGCCTGGCGCTGTCCCTGTTCAAGACCGCCCTCCCCGCCTTCCAGGCCCGCTATCCCAAGATCGGCCTGGAGATCTCTATCAGCGGCCGCTATGTCGATCTGGTGAAGGACGGCTTCGATGCCGGCCTGCGCATCGGCGAACTGGAAGACTCCAGCCTGATCGCGCGGCGCATCGCGCCGGTGCGTTCGCTGGTCTGCGCCGCGCCCGGCTATTGGCGGCGTCACGGCAAGCCGACACACCCGGGCGAGCTGGCGGCGCACAACTGCCTGATTTACAGCGAGCGGCAGCAGGCCAGGCAATGGGGCTTCACGGAAAAAGACGGCAAGGCATTCCGGGTGGCGGTCAGCGGCAATCTGGTGTCGGACGACGCCTCGCTCTTGCTGACGGCGGCCAGGCAGGGACAAGGGGTGGTGATGGGGCCGGCCTTCATGTATGCCGACGCGGTGAGTAACGGCGAACTGGAACCTGCCTTGGAGGATTACGCCCGGCCCGCGGCGGGGCTCTATGTGGTCTATCCGAACGCGCCGCACCTCGCCTCGAAGGTGCGGGTCTTTGCCGATTTCATGCAGCAGGCGGGCCTGGTGCTGAACTAA
- a CDS encoding YaiI/YqxD family protein, translating into MRRFANLSRHQLQTSCDITLTLVANKLLRVPPSPWLKALQVPGGFDVADAEIARRCEPGDLVITADIPLAAQVIEKGGHALNPRGEFYSKENIREALNLRDFMDGLRGSGVQTGGPPPLSQADRQAFANQLDRFLAKAKIRP; encoded by the coding sequence ATGAGACGATTCGCAAACCTTTCGAGACACCAATTGCAAACTAGTTGCGACATTACACTGACCCTGGTGGCCAACAAGCTGTTGCGGGTGCCGCCCTCCCCCTGGCTCAAGGCCCTGCAAGTGCCCGGCGGCTTCGATGTCGCCGATGCCGAGATCGCCCGCCGCTGCGAGCCGGGCGACCTGGTGATCACCGCCGACATCCCGCTCGCCGCCCAGGTCATCGAAAAGGGCGGCCATGCCCTCAACCCCCGGGGCGAGTTCTACTCCAAGGAAAACATCCGCGAGGCCCTGAACCTGCGCGACTTCATGGACGGCCTGCGCGGCAGCGGCGTGCAGACCGGCGGCCCGCCACCCCTGTCGCAGGCCGACCGCCAGGCCTTCGCCAATCAGTTGGACCGCTTTCTGGCCAAGGCTAAAATCCGGCCATGA
- a CDS encoding DUF4376 domain-containing protein encodes MIYYAFNPITRRYSGETESEGCPTFATATAPHRPDAVYDVIHRVWVDPPDTTPSIAEVKAAKKLQIEAERDAQCVANVTVNGHVWQADKRSQELLGQAISLAQAGLPLPSVWRDADNNDVPVTSIADLLAIAGVIAQQVQTAYSTSWARKAALEAATTIEEVNAV; translated from the coding sequence ATGATCTATTACGCTTTCAATCCAATCACTCGTCGATATAGCGGTGAGACCGAGTCCGAAGGTTGTCCCACGTTCGCTACAGCTACGGCCCCGCACCGCCCAGACGCGGTTTACGACGTCATCCACCGTGTGTGGGTCGATCCGCCTGATACCACGCCGTCCATTGCCGAAGTCAAAGCCGCCAAGAAGCTCCAGATCGAAGCCGAGCGCGACGCGCAGTGCGTGGCGAACGTCACTGTCAACGGCCACGTGTGGCAGGCAGACAAGCGCAGCCAAGAGCTACTCGGCCAAGCCATCTCGCTTGCGCAAGCCGGGCTCCCGCTGCCGTCGGTATGGCGTGACGCAGACAACAACGACGTGCCTGTCACGTCCATCGCAGACTTGCTCGCCATCGCTGGCGTGATCGCGCAGCAGGTGCAGACTGCCTACTCCACGTCATGGGCGCGGAAGGCTGCGCTTGAGGCCGCGACGACGATCGAAGAGGTGAATGCGGTATGA
- a CDS encoding DUF494 family protein, with amino-acid sequence MFEILQYLYENYLADDYYPDVESLARKLLAAGFEQAEIDRALDWLSGLESLTPQDENGQLAHAGLRHYTDLEISRLDAAGRGFITYLESAGLLSPYGREWVIERALALDDREVPADKIKWIALIALWRLGGPLEAFWLEDLVQDLDDEPPTLH; translated from the coding sequence ATGTTCGAAATCCTCCAATACCTCTACGAAAACTACCTCGCCGACGACTATTACCCCGACGTCGAATCTCTGGCCCGCAAGCTGCTCGCCGCAGGCTTCGAGCAGGCCGAGATCGATCGCGCGCTGGACTGGCTCTCGGGCCTGGAAAGCCTCACGCCGCAGGACGAGAACGGCCAGCTCGCCCATGCCGGCCTGCGCCATTACACCGACCTCGAGATCAGCCGGCTCGACGCCGCCGGTCGGGGCTTCATCACCTACCTGGAGTCGGCCGGGCTGCTCTCGCCCTACGGCCGCGAGTGGGTGATCGAGCGCGCTTTGGCCCTGGACGACCGCGAGGTGCCGGCCGACAAGATCAAATGGATCGCCCTGATCGCGCTGTGGCGCCTGGGCGGCCCGCTGGAGGCGTTCTGGCTGGAAGACCTGGTCCAGGATCTGGACGACGAGCCGCCGACGCTTCATTAA
- a CDS encoding peptidylprolyl isomerase yields MVRMTTNVGPVEIELYQDKAPATVKNFLTYVDAGFYNGTIFHRVIPGFMIQGGGFEPGLKEKPTRAPIQNEADNGLKNTVGTLAMARTMDPHSASAQFFINVANNRGLDHTRKSMNGWGYAVFGRVVKGMEVVGKIAEVATRSVGPFDDVPRVDIVITKMERLPEPGQAAPAKPK; encoded by the coding sequence ATGGTCCGGATGACCACCAACGTCGGCCCGGTCGAGATCGAGCTGTATCAGGACAAGGCCCCGGCCACAGTGAAGAACTTCCTGACCTATGTCGATGCCGGCTTCTACAACGGCACGATCTTCCACCGGGTGATCCCCGGCTTCATGATCCAGGGCGGCGGCTTCGAGCCCGGCCTGAAGGAGAAGCCGACCCGGGCGCCGATCCAGAACGAGGCCGACAACGGCCTGAAGAACACCGTCGGCACCCTGGCCATGGCCCGGACCATGGACCCGCACTCGGCCAGCGCCCAGTTCTTCATCAACGTGGCCAACAACCGCGGCCTCGACCACACCCGCAAGAGCATGAACGGCTGGGGCTACGCCGTGTTCGGCCGGGTGGTGAAAGGCATGGAGGTGGTGGGCAAGATCGCCGAGGTGGCCACCCGCTCGGTCGGCCCCTTCGACGACGTGCCGCGGGTGGACATCGTGATCACCAAGATGGAACGCCTGCCGGAGCCCGGCCAGGCGGCGCCGGCCAAGCCGAAATAA
- the def gene encoding peptide deformylase: MALLKILHYPDPRLHIVAKPVDKVDEHIRKLAADMAETMYAAPGIGLAATQVDHHIQMLVLDVSETHDQLMTFINPQIVEANGETVYEEGCLSVPGIYDEVKRAERIRVRALNLDGEEFELEADGLLAICIQHEIDHLKGKVFVEYLSRLKQDRIKQKLMKRAREAM; the protein is encoded by the coding sequence ATGGCTTTGTTGAAAATACTGCACTACCCCGATCCGCGCCTGCACATCGTGGCCAAGCCGGTGGACAAGGTCGACGAGCACATCCGCAAACTGGCGGCGGACATGGCCGAGACCATGTATGCCGCGCCGGGCATCGGCCTGGCGGCAACCCAGGTCGACCATCACATCCAGATGCTGGTGCTCGACGTCAGCGAGACCCACGATCAGCTGATGACCTTCATCAACCCGCAGATCGTCGAGGCCAACGGCGAGACGGTGTACGAGGAAGGCTGCCTGTCGGTGCCCGGCATCTACGATGAGGTCAAGCGCGCCGAGCGCATCCGGGTGCGCGCGCTCAACCTCGACGGCGAGGAATTCGAGCTGGAGGCCGACGGCCTGCTCGCCATCTGCATCCAGCACGAGATCGATCACCTCAAAGGCAAGGTCTTCGTCGAATACCTGTCGCGCTTGAAGCAGGACCGGATCAAGCAGAAGCTGATGAAACGGGCGCGCGAGGCCATGTAA